AGAAGCGGGGCGGGCATCGGCGAGGTCGTCCATGACGCGGGGAACGCTTCAAGCGTAGCACCCGCCTCGGCGGGAGCTTCCATCCCGGTGCCGACCCTGCCGAGGCGTGCCACCCCGCCCCCCGGGCCAGCGCCATCCCGCTCGGCGAGATCAGCGTGCCGTCATCCGCGCCAGCACGTCCTGGCCGCCCATGCGGCGGTGCCACAGGACCTTGCCGATGTGGCCGGCGCCGAGAGCCACAGCGGGGCCTGCCTGGCCGGGCTGGCCTCGCCTCAGAAGGTATACACCGCCCCGGCGGTGACCATGTCGAGGTTGCCGATCTCGTCGGTGTCGAGGCGCTCGTATTCAAGCCGGCCGGTCAGCCCCAGCAGCCCGAAACGGGCCCCCAGGCCGTAGACCGGGTCGGTGCCGGAGTGGTCGCGACTCACTCCGCGGCCGCGCTGCTCGGCGTCCCAGTCGGCCATGCCGGCCTTGGCGTAGACGCCCAGCGGGCCGAAGCTGAGCCCGGCCACGCCCATGGCCTGGACGCTCGCCACCTCGCGGGTCGCCGAGCGGCCGTCGACCTCGCCGTCCAGGCTGTCGCCGTTCACGTAGGCCAGCTCCGCGCCGAGGTCGAGGAAGGGCAGCCAGCCGACATTGTAGCCGGCGGTCAGCTTCCACAGGTCCGCCTCGTCGTCGAAGGCGCCGTCGCCGTGCATCTGGCCGATGCCGCCGCCCAGGTAAGGCCCGGTGTTGCCGGTCGCCTGGGCGGTGCCGGCCGCCAGGACCAGGCCACCGGCCAGCGAGACGGCGAGCAGGGAGCGCAGGGGTGTCTTGCGGGACATGTCGATTCCTTCCGAACGCTTGGGGTGAAGGCCGGCAGTGTAGCGCGGCGACGGATGGCGGGTCAGGTCGCTTGCGGCACGATCGACTCCGGTCGCCACGATGCTAGGATGCATAGGCCCGACGACCATGGAGACGCCCGATGCCTCGCCGCCTGCTGCCCTGCCTCGCCCTGCTGCTCTGCCTGCCCCTGCCGGCCCTCGCCCAGTCGCCGTCGACCGAATGGCAGGCCTACGAGGATGCCCTGTCCCGCGGCGCCCGCCAGGCCGAGCTGTGGCAGCTCGGCTGGACCGGCATCTATGCCGGCAGCCTGGCGTGGAACGCCTGGCAGGCCAGCGAGGCGAGCGACGACGCGGACCGCTTCGATGCCCGGGTGGGGGTGGTGAAGTCGACGCTCGCCCTGGGCGGCCTGTTCCTCGACCGCCAGCCGCACCCCGCGGCCCATCGACGCCTGCAGCAGAGCGGCGACGACCTCGAGGGCGCCCGCCGCCTGCTGCGGGAGGTGGCCGAGGAGGAGCGCCGGCGGCGCAGCTGGCAGGCACGGCTGTCCTCGCTGGCGGTGAACGGCGTCGCCGGGCTGGCGATCGGCGTCGGCGACGACCGCCCCGAGGATGGCGCGATCAACTTCGCCACCGGCATGCTGGTCGGCGAGCTGCAGCTGCGCACCCAGCCGGGGCAGGCCATGGCGGCGGTGAACCGCTTCCAGCCCACGCGGCTGACGCTCGGCGAGCTCCGACTGGAGGGCGAATATGCCTGGCTGGTCGCTCCCCAGCGCCTGGGCGTCGTGCTGCGCTACTGACCCGCGGCTCGGAACAGTGGTCAGCGCCGATATTGTTATGTTATAACCTTCTCCGCATTTTCGGAGACCTTTCACCATGGCGCACCGCACTCACCGGCACCGCCCCGAGGGGCCCTGCCACTTCTCGTTGATGTCGCTGTCGGCGACCCGCCGGCTGCTGCTCGCGCTGGCCCCGCTGGTCGTCCTCTGGATGGCGGTCCTGTGGGCCGCGGGATGGGCGGGCTGATGGCACGGCTGCAGCTCCACGACCTGCAACTGGCCCGGGGCGGCCAGACGGTCCTCGAGCACCTCGACGGCCGCTTCCAGGACGGCGCGGTCACCGCCCTGATCGGCGCCAACGGCGCCGGCAAGAGCACCCTGATCGCGGCGATCATGGGCATGCTGGCCCCGGTGGCCGGCCGCGTCGAATGCCGCGTGCCCCGCGAGCGCTGCGCCTGGCTGCCCCAGCAGCTGGCCCTCGACCTGACCTTCCCGATGAGCGTGGAAGAGCTGATCATGACCGGCACCTGGCCGAGCCATGGCGCCCTCAGGGGCTACTGCGGCCCCCACTATCGCAAGGGGCGGGACATCATGGCGCGGCTCGGCATCTCGCACCTGGCCCACCGCCAGCTCGGCGAGCTCTCCGGCGGCCAGCGCCAGCGCGCCCTGCTCGGCCGCACCCTGATGCAGGAGGCCGAGCTGCTGCTGCTCGACGAGCCCTTCGCCAACGTCGACGGCGAGACCGTCGAGGTGCTGATGGACGTGCTGCGCGACATGGCCCGCGCCGGCGCCACCATCCTGGTGGTGCTCCACGACATGGAGCAGCTCTCGCGCCTGGCCGACGACGTCCTGCTGCTGGCCGGCGGCCACGGCCGCTGGGTCAGCCCCGAGGCGCTGCTCGACCACCACGCCGGCCAGCTGCCCCGCGCCCCGCGCCTGCCCTTCGACTTTTCCGAGGCCTCCCATGCTGGCACTGCTTGACGCCTGGCTGTTCGCCCCCTTCGAGTACGGCTTCATGCGCCGCGCCGTGGTCGCCGGCCTGGCGCTGTCGCTGGCCGCCCCGCCGCTGGGCGTGTTCCTGATGCTGCGCGGCATGAGCCTGATCGGCGACGCCATGGCCCACGCCATCCTCCCCGGGGTGGCCCTGGGCTTCCTGTTCGCCGGCTTCTCGCTGCCGATCATGAGCCTGGGCGGCATCCTCTCGGGGCTGCTGGTGGCGGTGCTGGCCGGCAGCGTCTCGCAGATGACCGGCCACCGGGAGGACTCGGCCATGGCCAGCTTCTTCCTGATCTCGCTGGCCGCCGGGGTGATGCTAGTGTCGCTGGGCGGCAGCAGCGTGGACCTCACCCATGTGCTGTTCGGCTCGATCCTCGCCGTGGACACCACCGCCCTGGTACTGATCGCCGGCATCGCCAGCCTGATCGTCATCGTCCTGGCGGGGATCTTCCGCGCCCTGGTGGTGGAGTGCCTGGACCCGCTGTTCCTGCGCGGCCAGGGCGTGCGCGGCGGCGTGGTGCACGGCGTCTTCCTCGGCCTGGTGGTGCTCAACCTCACCGCCGGCTTCCAGACGCTCGGCACCCTGATGGCGGTGGGCCTGATGATGCTGCCGGCCACCACCGCGCGCTTCTGGAGCCAGCGCCTCGAGGGCCTGATCGCCATCGCCATCGGCATCGCCCTGGTGGCCAGCACCGGCGGCCTGCTGCTGTCGTATCACCTCAGCCTGCCCTCGGGGCCGGCGATCATCCTGCTGGCCGGCGTGGCCTACGTGCTCTCCGCGCTGTTCGGCCGCCAGCACAGCCTGGCCGCCCGCTGGCGGCGCACCGCCCGCCCCCTGGACGCCGCCTCTTCCCCCTGACACTACCGGAGCCCCCACGATGTCATCGACCCGCCCCCTGCCCAGGGCAGCCGCCCTGTTCGCCGGCGCCTCGGCGCTGCTCGCCCTGTCCGCCAACGCCCCCGCCGCGGAGCGGGTCCAGGTCCTCGCCAGCTTCAGCATCCTCGCCGACATGGTCGAGCGGGTGGGCGGCGAGCATGTCGAGGTCACCGCCCTGGTGGGCCCGGACAGCGACGCCCACGTCTTCACGCCGCGCCCCACCGATGCCCGGGCCCTGGCCGAGGCCGACCTGGTGGTGTTCAACGGGCTGCAGTTCGAGGGCTGGATGGAACGGCTGGCCGGCGCCAGCGACTACGCGGGGCCGACGGTAGTGGCCACCGACGGCATCGAGGCCGCCCTGGCGGACGACGATGACGCTCACGGCCATGGCCAGGATCACGGCGCCCATGGCGACGAGGCCCATGAAGATGAACACGGCCACGACGCGCACGCCCACGGCGGCCTGGACCCCCATGCCTGGCAGGACCTGGGCCTCGGCCCGCTCTACGTCACCAACATCCGCGACGGGCTGATCAGTGCCGACCCGGACCACGCGGAGGCCTACCGGGAGCGTGCCGCACGCTACCTGGAGGAGATCGCCGCCCTGGACGCCGAGATCCATGCGCTGGTCGACGCCCTGCCCGAGGCCACCAGCGTGATCACCGGCCACGACTCCTTCGGCCACTTCGCCCGGGCCTACGGGGTGAGCTTCCTGTCGCCGGTGGGCCTGTCCAGCGAGGCCGAGCCCAGCGCCGCCAACATGGCCCGGCTGATCGACGTGATCCGCGAGCGCAACGTCCAGGCGCTGTTCCACG
The Halomonas sp. M4R1S46 DNA segment above includes these coding regions:
- a CDS encoding porin family protein is translated as MSRKTPLRSLLAVSLAGGLVLAAGTAQATGNTGPYLGGGIGQMHGDGAFDDEADLWKLTAGYNVGWLPFLDLGAELAYVNGDSLDGEVDGRSATREVASVQAMGVAGLSFGPLGVYAKAGMADWDAEQRGRGVSRDHSGTDPVYGLGARFGLLGLTGRLEYERLDTDEIGNLDMVTAGAVYTF
- a CDS encoding metal ABC transporter ATP-binding protein, giving the protein MARLQLHDLQLARGGQTVLEHLDGRFQDGAVTALIGANGAGKSTLIAAIMGMLAPVAGRVECRVPRERCAWLPQQLALDLTFPMSVEELIMTGTWPSHGALRGYCGPHYRKGRDIMARLGISHLAHRQLGELSGGQRQRALLGRTLMQEAELLLLDEPFANVDGETVEVLMDVLRDMARAGATILVVLHDMEQLSRLADDVLLLAGGHGRWVSPEALLDHHAGQLPRAPRLPFDFSEASHAGTA
- a CDS encoding metal ABC transporter permease encodes the protein MLALLDAWLFAPFEYGFMRRAVVAGLALSLAAPPLGVFLMLRGMSLIGDAMAHAILPGVALGFLFAGFSLPIMSLGGILSGLLVAVLAGSVSQMTGHREDSAMASFFLISLAAGVMLVSLGGSSVDLTHVLFGSILAVDTTALVLIAGIASLIVIVLAGIFRALVVECLDPLFLRGQGVRGGVVHGVFLGLVVLNLTAGFQTLGTLMAVGLMMLPATTARFWSQRLEGLIAIAIGIALVASTGGLLLSYHLSLPSGPAIILLAGVAYVLSALFGRQHSLAARWRRTARPLDAASSP
- a CDS encoding metal ABC transporter solute-binding protein, Zn/Mn family, whose translation is MSSTRPLPRAAALFAGASALLALSANAPAAERVQVLASFSILADMVERVGGEHVEVTALVGPDSDAHVFTPRPTDARALAEADLVVFNGLQFEGWMERLAGASDYAGPTVVATDGIEAALADDDDAHGHGQDHGAHGDEAHEDEHGHDAHAHGGLDPHAWQDLGLGPLYVTNIRDGLISADPDHAEAYRERAARYLEEIAALDAEIHALVDALPEATSVITGHDSFGHFARAYGVSFLSPVGLSSEAEPSAANMARLIDVIRERNVQALFHENMTSPAMIDQLAEETGLPVAGTLYADALAAEGEASTWLGMMRHNARLLHDALADADDGRVAHGHEDEAAHEPASHDEAHDHDH